In Neospora caninum Liverpool complete genome, chromosome II, the following are encoded in one genomic region:
- a CDS encoding putative armadillo/beta-catenin-like repeat-containing protein: MSSFFGVPTSAPSSKPTSSATAAGGQQSLFPSSSSLLPTGGEEKAKLSTPSLFASSASLSSSLGSSSLFPPSTQPSSSSASLTAPSLLGSSSSSSSLSGVGLSSSPMFAQLSGATPLQLNDTSLGRDQSSLFPAAPSSSTPSPFSAPLFPSGSESAGAACAVRASPLGGAPKVAASEETGDCRDRVRSSCTGSPLPLSSLFWITDKAASPFLERVQHFEASDGDAGREDRDRRSEGQSACVASRSFSSVFPSSALTHAHIREKISTISHAARADSHRRQLHQRSARPASGSVPAASPLPSTETSPSTPPGDLLPVQLSCSCAGGESSRGSGTAGGPYSFSIVRQWSSSFPARGAPSSVVAIRVSPQPAAENGFELCGGSRETPAAGETAQAYTTLVSVLGYDVETQGPFSFVCCNASGSAIALLSRSACCVAALAGPESRDGARGPVCGDGGERESSEASSRRPVLRWLRDEDWDEEEETDGETVVRVRGLLLLDELQRNLELPTPGTSSGACPPPTGPPPRRDMVKCLFHPFAETALVLLSHEAPTPRREGSLSTAGCDEGADAEQAVLRLFDVAVSTEHPETEIFIPSCLPRDPRQTSSDQPPASQSAWGAERRRTLPVDFALGCSSEALDLWPALSVFLSPASVAVEGEEDAPACLCFCPFLPSRVPALPAPLALALREATTQARLLEEAVEAEQDAGERWDSHDACLLDPQTRLWLIQRDERSVGESLDAVPSEAPIRGPQERQFGPEDAARRRVPAAQWLTLRGDLRRTEKDDEKRDAPEKEGPQDVRAAEQPVRDCVVTAGKGGAEEDADGAAKNDRLLCGVQLFATNPLTMLLTATEAGDLLVWASADEITPCMRTVCGEQSELQGTEGQTGNHGAGGAPGAKHLQFFLLQKSHFCDAAADARDPLSSPSASRCPEGVCGSKAHSCVAGRLGLLPLPPSLTVSAVPAAFVYDACRVCLLQCHFLSASREASAAAAPGDAWGPIGDVSRPWVSLCGVLAVKNAGGAETQDEGACANAAAQGPLLCSLALQTLKHASDSHREAASAGAFPALALVGSCLSSSLFLFSLDVSPLLFGRAAAGIGAGRPEGVGARAGASVALPKQAGTKDLQAHAAEMLRRHQAQVEQVREKIRAAASAAQKASASGATKDMRHATAAAAEFASSLVTTLQFADANLLQSLRQGERRLRSSTTANLARCANALETQVKEMWETHERQTRRQKEDEKRLEQVQTNMALLESLCVEAGRQLRQKDESLRLQELEEAWAKLETDVAKLPHIILERCRLNGTQRGLAAEEDVERSGEEGVVFGGAGFHAAGKGGRIGEPKGFFGGEGESEMEIEERKVAAKLLGVIEAGGSQLSLLHERQAALESLMQKVSL, from the exons ATGTCCAGTTTTTTCGGCGTTCCTACCTCTGCGCCGTCGTCTAAACCGACGAGCTCTGCGACGGCTGCAGGCGGCCAGCAATCTCTCTTCCCCAGTTCATCGTCCCTCCTTCCTACGggtggcgaggagaaagcgaaactctccacgccttccctctttgcttcctcggcctccctgtcctcctctctgggctcttcttctctctttcctccctccacTCAaccctcttcctcctccgcaTCACTCACTGCGCCTTCCCTCTTAggctcgtcctcttcttcctcttctctttctggagtaggtctgtcttcttcccccatGTTTGCACAGTTGTCGGGTGCGACTCCACTGCAACTCAACGACACGTCTTTAGGACGCGACCAGAGTTCTTTGTTTCCGGCcgcgccctcttcttccactccgtcgcctttctcagcGCCACTCTTTCCTTCTGGCTCTGAGTCGGCAGGCGCGGCGTGTGCTGTGCGCGCCTCCCCCCTCGGAGGCGCCCCGAAGGTTGCCGCCAGTGAGGAGACTGGAGACTGCAGGGACAGGGTGCGGTCGAGCTGCACGGGTTCTCCCCttccactttcttctctcttctggatAACTGACAAAGCTGCTTCGCCCTTCTTGGAGCGTGTCCAGCACTTCGAGGCGAGTGACGGGGACGCGGGccgcgaggacagagacaggcggagTGAAGGCCAAAGTGCGTGTGTCGCCTCCCGCTCGTTTTCCTCAGTCTTCCCCAGCTCGGCGCTCACCCACGCCCACATCCGAGAAAAGATTTCCACGATCTCGCACGCCGCGCGCGCAGATAGCCACCGGCGACAACTTCATCAGCGAAGCGCGCGGCCTGCGTCCGGTTCTGTCccggctgcctcgcccctcccgtCCACGGAGACGTCCCCCTCAACCCCTCCCGGAGACCTGCTTCCTGTCCAACTCAGCTGCAGCTGTGCCGGCGGGGAGTCTTCGAGAGGCTCCGGAACCGCGGGAGGGCCGTATTCGTTCTCCATTGTGCGTCAGTGGAGCTCGTCGTTTCCTGCACGCGGAGCACCCAGCAGCGTCGTGGCGATtcgagtgtctccgcagcctgCGGCCGAGAACGGTTTCGAACTTTGCGGCGGTTCCAGAGAAACCCCCGCCGCtggcgagacggcgcaggcgtACACTACGTTGGTAAGCGTGCTGGGATACGACGTCGAAACGCAAGGTCCGTTCTCGTTCGTCTGCTGCAACGCCTCGGGCTCTGCCATCGCCCTTCTCTCACGGTCtgcctgctgcgtcgccgcacTCGCTGGGCCCGAGTCGAGGGATGGGGCCAGGGGACCGGTCtgtggagacggcggagagagggagagctCGGAGGCCTCGTCGCGTCGACCTGTCCTTCGCTGGCTGCGAGACGAAGACtgggacgaagaggaagagacagacggcgagacagtGGTACGCGTCCGCGGacttcttctcctcgacgAGTTGCAGCGAAACCTCGAACTCCCCACGCCCGGCACTTCTTCCGGCGCGTGTCCCCCTCCGACAGGGCCTCCGCCCCGCCGGGACATGGTCAAGTGTCTGTTCCACCCTTTCGCGGAGACGGCCTTGGTCCTCCTCTCCCACGAGGCGCCGACTCCCCGCAGAGAAGGCTCTCTGTCGACTGCGGGTTGCGACGAAGGTGCCGACGCTGAGCAGGCGGTCCTGCGGCTGTTCGACGTGGCCGTGAGCACAGAACATCCGGAAACGGAGATCTTCATTCCTTCCTGCCTGCCTCGAGACCCCAGGCAGACTTCCTCTGACCAGCCTCCCGCCTCGCAGTCAGCGTGgggcgcggagagaaggcgcactCTGCCAGTGGACTTTGCGTTGGGCTGCTCGTCGGAGGCTCTGGACCTCTGGCcggcgctctctgtcttcctgtcgcctgcgtctgtggcggtggaaggcgaggaagacgcgcctgcgtgtctctgtttctgtccgTTCCTGCCCAGCCGCGTCCCCGCCCTTCCTgcgccgctcgctctcgctctccgggaggcgacgacgcaggcgcggctGCTCGAAGAAGCAGTCGAAGCGGAGCAGGATGCGGGAGAACGATGGGACAGCCACGACGCGTGTCTCCTGGATCCCCAGACGCGCCTGTGGCTGATTCAGCGAGACGAGCGGAGCGTCGGTGAAAGCTTGGATGCAGTGCCGTCGGAGGCTCCGATACGCGGGCCTCAGGAGAGACAGTTCGGCCCAGAGGACGCCGCCAGGCGACGCGTGCCTGCCGCGCAATGGCTCACGTTGAGAGGCGACCTTCGGAGGACCGAGAAGGACgatgaaaagagagacgccccgGAAAAGGAGGGCCCGCAGGATGTGCGCGCGGCGGAGCAGCCAGTCCGAGACTGCGTCGTGACAGCTGGAAAAGGCGGCGCGGAAGAGGACGCGGATGGAGCTGCGAAGAACGACCGTCTTCTTTGCGGAGTGCAACTCTTCGCCACGAATCCGTTGACGATGCTCCTCACAGCTACGGAGGCAGGAGACCTCCTTGTGTGGGCGTCGGCAGACGAGATCACGCCTTGCATGCGGACGGTGTGTGGAGAACAAAGCGAATTGCAGGGCACGGAAGGTCAGACTGGAAACCATGGCGCGGGCGGCGCACCAGGCGCGAAACATCTCcagttcttccttcttcaaaAATCTCACTTTTGCGACGCTGCCGCAGACGCCAGAGaccctctttcttcgccctcggcttctcgctgtcCAGAGGGCGTGTGCGGGTCAAAGGCTcacagctgcgtcgccgggCGACTGGGGCTGCTTCCCTTGCCTCCTTCGCTGACCGTGTCGGCAGTGCCGGCGGCCTTCGTCTACGACGCGtgtcgcgtgtgtctcctccagTGTCAtttcctctcggcttccAGGGAGGCCtccgctgcagcggcgccaGGAGACGCCTGGGGGCCTATCGGAGACGTGAGCCGACCGTGGGTGTCGTTGTGTGGGGTGCTCGCCGTGAAGAACGCGGGAGGAGCCGAGACGCAGGACGAGGGAGCGTGTGCGAATGCAGCTGCTCAAGGACCGCTCCTTTGTTCCCTGGCCCTGCAGACGCTGAAGCACGCAAGCGACTCCCACAGAGAAGCAGCCTCGGCCGGGGCCTTTCcggctctcgccctcgtggGCTCttgtctgtcttcttctctctttctgttttctctggacGTGAGTCCTCTGCTCTTTGGGCGAGCGGCCGCTGGCATCGGCGCAGGCAGACCAGAAGGCGTAGGCGCCCGCGCTGGCGCGTCCGTGGCTCTGCCGAAGCAAGCGGGGACGAAGGATctgcaggcgcatgcagcggagaTGCTCAGGCGCCACCAAGCACAGGTGGAGCAAGTGCGAGAGAAAATCCGAGCGGCCGCTTCCGCGGCGCAAAAAGCCTCGGCAAGCGGCGCGACGAAAGACATGCGGCACGCGActgcagccgcagccgag TTCGCCAGCTCTCTGGTGACCACGCTCCAATTCGCAGATGCGAATCTGCTCCAGTCTCTGAGGCAAGGGGAACGTCGCCTGCGGTCTTCGACGACGGCGAACCTGGCGCGGTGTGCAAACGCGTTGGAGACGCAAGTGAAGGAAATGTGGGAGACGCACgagcgacagacgcgccGCCAGAAGGAGGATGAGAAGCGCCTCGAACAAGTGCAAACGAACATG GCCCTCTTGGAGAGTCTCTGCGTAGAAGCGGGGAGACAACTTCGACAAAAGGATGAATCGCTGCGGCTTCAAGAGCTTGAAGAGGCCTGGGCAAAGCTGGAGACAGACGTCGCCAAGCTTCCGCATATTATTCTTGAGCGCTGCCGGCTCAATGGAACCCAACGCGGTCTCgcggccgaagaagacgtggagaggagcggagaggaaggcgtcgTTTTCGGGGGCGCCGGCTTCCATGCCgcaggaaagggagggagGATCGGAGAACCGAAAGGTTTTTTTGGCGGTGAAGGAGAGAGTGAGATGGAGATCGAAGAGCGAAAAG TTGCAGCGAAGCTGCTAGGAGTCATCGAAGCCGGTGGGAgtcagctgtctctgcttcacgAACGCCAAGCAGCGTTGGAGTCGCTCATGCAGAAGGTGTCTCTGTAG
- a CDS encoding putative DNA primase, large subunit, translating into MPRFSLSPSDAGGFGRPGQVSISGRPMDERSRAGPDNSLVDSFLGLRGAAYTYDLLGRFPHPISLYQHLPELSAIPVSAFEEVAVQRLRVLNFLHEKFGAETSLSPAILRDSGSRKAASAPATAGSVRAPTAEVQLKELLEEAGFMLGRPVGGAPAPSPDLRQAVAMRDAISHFALRLAFSTDKERQQWFVRQEARLFLYRLDELMKYRGDSTSTGFERDQPFNEFLRREGLDYDFVTRPQRSDSPAMNLWQRATEFRGGDTTGAYSYQELRLFLVPFYPDAASLVARRRVYVHRFIAYVPFTDMDQVLLSKFKTVLSECFTLLESRQTTLQTNVFGDPRIGELLMAIPTVYIGKDFRKDTVETAEDRLTPQNAKDVWRTSFPPCMRRLFGAYMRDHHMRHSGRLQLWLFFKGAGMKLDENLQFNRALWQDAQKFDREHSYTLRHIYGQEGKRADYPPLSCSKIISGGGMLQTPGVGDFHGCPFKHFDRPQLQKLLSEFGLSFNQLLPVLKYKDTNEYQLACREFFMQTHPGSEGEGVGNHPNHFYEASRRYARRQGGAPSSASASPAETKGEKVEEDVTMA; encoded by the exons atgcctcgcttctctctgtcgccctcCGACGCAGGGGGCTTTGGCCGCCCCGGCCAAGTGTCCATCAGCGGGCGCCCGATGGATGAGAGAAGTCGCGCGGGGCCCGACAACTCCCTCGTCGACAGTTTCCTCGGTTTGCGCGGAGCGGCGTACACCTACGATCTTCTCGGGCGCTTTCCGCACCCCATCTCCCTCTACCAGCATCTTCCCGAGCTGTCTGCCATCCCAGTCAGCGCCTTTGAAGAGGTTGCCGTTCAACGCCTTCGAG TCCTGAATTTTCTCCACGAGAAGTTCGGCGCAGAGACCTCCTTGAGTCCAGCGATTCTCCGAGACAGTGGATCGAGGAAAGCCGCCAGCGCTCCAGCGACGGCGGGCAGCGTGCGCGCTCCCACGGCAGAAGTCCAGCTGAAAGAGCTCCTCGAGGAGGCCGGGTTCATGCTCGGACGACCTGTTGGTGGCGCacctgcgccttctccggaCCTCAGACAGGCCGTGGCGATGCGAGACGCCATTTCGCACTTTGCATTGAGACTCGC GTTCAGCacagacaaagagagacaacagTGGTTTGTTCGGCAAGAGGCACGCTTGTTCCTGTACCGCCTTG ATGAGCTGATGAAATATCGAGGCGATTCGACCAGCACAGGGTTCGAGCGGGACCAGCCTTTCAATGAGTTTCTTCGCCGAGAAGGCCTCGACTACGATttt GTGACGCGACCTCAACGATCGGACTCCCCCGCTATGAATCTGTGGCAACGCGCCACAGAGTTCCGCGGCGGCGATACTACCGGAGCCTACTCGTATCAGGagctccgtctctttctt GTTCCCTTCTACCCCGATGCGGCGTCTCTGGTAGCTAGGCGTCGGGTGTACGTCCACC GCTTCATCGCTTACGTCCCCTTCACCGACATGGACCAGGTTCTGCTGAGCAAGTTCAA GACGGTGTTGTCAGAGTGCTTCACCCTCCTCGAGTCTCGGCAGACCACGCTGCAG acaaacGTCTTTGGAGATCCGCGAATTGGCGAGTTGCTGATGGCCATCCCGACAGTCTACATCG GGAAGGACTTCCGAAAGGACACCGTGGAGACTGCGGAGGACCGCCTCACGCCTCAAAACGCCAAAGAC gtATGGCGCACTTCCTTCccgccgtgcatgcgccgtctCTTCGGGGCTTACAT gcgtGACCACCACATGCGTCACTCCGGCAGGCTTCAACTCTGGCTCTTCTTCAAA GGTGCAGGAATGAAGCTGGACGAGAATCTCCAGTTCAATCGCGCCCTGTGGCAGGACGCACAAAAATTCGACCGAGA GCATTCTTACACCCTGCGGCACATCTATggacaagaaggaaaacgagcagACTACCCGCCGCTGAGCTGCTCGAAAATCATTTCTGGAGGAGGCATGCTCCAG ACTCCCGGCGTCGGCGACTTCCACGGATGTCCGTTCAAGCACTTCGACAGGCCGCAGCTCCAGAAGCTGCTCAGCGAGTTCGGCCtcagct TCAACCAACTGCTGCCTGTCCTCAAGTACAAAGACACGAACGAGTATCAACTGGCGTGTCGCGAGTTCTTCATGCAAACGCACCCTGGAAGCGAAG GCGAAGGCGTGGGAAACCATCCCAATCATTTCTACGAGGCAAGCCGACGCTACGCCCGACGGCAGGGGGGCGCtccctcgtctgcttcggcgtctcccgcggagacaaagggcgagaaagtggaagaagacgtgACTATGGCGTGA